One window from the genome of Pseudomonas frederiksbergensis encodes:
- the rpsR gene encoding 30S ribosomal protein S18 gives MARFFRRRKFCRFTAEDVKEIDYKDLNTLKAYVSETGKIVPSRITGTKARYQRQLATAIKRARFLALLAYTDSHGR, from the coding sequence ATGGCACGTTTCTTCCGTCGTCGTAAATTCTGCCGCTTCACCGCTGAAGACGTGAAAGAGATCGATTACAAAGATCTCAACACCCTGAAAGCCTACGTATCCGAGACCGGCAAAATCGTTCCAAGCCGTATCACCGGTACCAAAGCTCGTTATCAGCGTCAGCTGGCCACCGCTATCAAGCGCGCCCGCTTCCTGGCCCTGCTGGCCTACACCGACAGCCACGGCCGCTGA
- a CDS encoding YgiQ family radical SAM protein yields the protein MQAAKPLFDYPKYWAECFGPAPFLPMSREEMDQLGWDSCDIIIVTGDAYVDHPSFGMAIIGRLLEAQGFRVGIIAQPNWQSKDDFMKLGEPNLFFGVAAGNMDSMINRYTADKKIRSDDAYTPGGLAGKRPDRASLVYSQRCKEAYKHVPIVLGGIEASLRRIAHYDYWQDRVRNSILIDACADILLYGNAERAIVEVAQRLSYGHKIEDITDVRGTAFIRRDTPQGWYEVDSTRIDRPGKIDKIINPYVNTQDTAACAIEQEKGPVEDPGEAKVVQILASPKMTRDKTVIRLPSVEKVRNDAVLYAHANRVLHLETNPGNARALVQKHGEVDVWFNPPPIPMTTEEMDYVFGMPYARVPHPAYGKEKIPAYEMIRFSVNIMRGCFGGCTFCSITEHEGRIIQNRSEESIIREIEEIRDKVPGFTGVISDLGGPTANMYRIACKSPEIESACRKPSCVFPGICPNLNTDHSSLIQLYRSARALPGVKKILIASGLRYDLAVESPEYVKELVTHHVGGYLKIAPEHTEEGPLNQMMKPGIGSYDKFKRMFEKYTKEAGKEQYLIPYFIAAHPGTTDEDMMNLALWLKGNGFRADQVQAFYPSPMATATAMYHSGKNPLRKVTYKSDGVTIVKSEEQRRLHKAFLRYHDPKGWPMLREALTRMGRADLIGPGKNQLIPLHQPATDSYQSARRKNSTPAGSHKVGKETTKILTQHTGLPPRASDGGNAWDKREQAKAAAFARNQKAAKERKDAAKGKGPKPARKPVVPR from the coding sequence ATGCAAGCAGCCAAGCCGTTATTTGACTATCCCAAGTACTGGGCCGAATGTTTCGGCCCAGCGCCGTTCCTGCCCATGAGCAGGGAGGAGATGGATCAGCTCGGCTGGGATTCGTGCGACATCATCATCGTCACCGGTGATGCCTACGTCGATCACCCTTCGTTCGGCATGGCGATCATTGGCCGTCTGCTGGAAGCCCAGGGCTTTCGTGTCGGGATCATCGCCCAGCCGAACTGGCAGTCCAAAGACGACTTCATGAAGCTCGGCGAGCCCAACCTGTTCTTCGGTGTCGCGGCCGGCAACATGGACTCGATGATCAATCGCTACACCGCCGACAAGAAAATCCGCTCCGATGACGCCTACACCCCCGGTGGCCTGGCGGGCAAGCGGCCGGACCGTGCGAGCCTGGTCTATAGCCAGCGCTGCAAGGAAGCCTACAAGCACGTGCCGATCGTGCTCGGCGGTATCGAAGCTTCCCTGCGCCGCATCGCCCATTACGATTACTGGCAGGACCGGGTGCGCAACTCGATCCTGATCGACGCTTGCGCCGACATCCTGCTCTATGGCAACGCCGAGCGAGCGATTGTCGAAGTCGCGCAGCGCTTGTCCTATGGCCACAAGATCGAAGACATCACCGACGTGCGCGGCACCGCGTTCATCCGCCGTGACACGCCGCAAGGCTGGTACGAAGTCGACTCCACGCGCATCGACCGTCCGGGCAAGATCGACAAGATCATCAACCCGTACGTGAATACCCAGGACACCGCAGCCTGCGCCATCGAGCAGGAAAAGGGTCCGGTTGAAGATCCGGGCGAAGCCAAGGTCGTGCAGATCCTGGCAAGCCCGAAGATGACCCGCGACAAGACCGTGATCCGCCTGCCATCGGTAGAAAAGGTGCGCAACGACGCGGTGCTGTATGCCCACGCCAACCGCGTGTTGCACTTGGAAACCAACCCGGGCAACGCCCGTGCGCTGGTGCAGAAGCACGGTGAAGTCGACGTCTGGTTCAACCCGCCGCCCATTCCGATGACTACTGAAGAAATGGACTACGTGTTTGGCATGCCTTACGCACGTGTTCCCCATCCGGCGTACGGCAAGGAGAAGATCCCGGCCTACGAGATGATCCGTTTCTCGGTAAACATCATGCGCGGCTGCTTCGGTGGCTGCACGTTCTGCTCGATCACCGAGCACGAAGGCCGGATCATCCAGAACCGTTCCGAAGAGTCGATCATTCGCGAGATCGAAGAGATCCGCGACAAGGTCCCGGGCTTCACCGGGGTCATTTCCGACCTGGGCGGCCCGACCGCGAACATGTATCGCATTGCCTGCAAGAGCCCGGAAATCGAATCCGCGTGCCGCAAGCCGTCCTGCGTGTTCCCCGGCATCTGCCCGAACCTGAACACCGACCATTCTTCGTTGATCCAGCTGTACCGCAGTGCCCGGGCCTTGCCTGGGGTGAAGAAGATTCTGATCGCCTCCGGCCTGCGTTACGACCTGGCGGTCGAGTCGCCGGAATACGTCAAGGAACTGGTGACTCACCACGTCGGCGGTTACCTGAAGATCGCTCCGGAGCACACCGAGGAAGGCCCGCTCAACCAGATGATGAAGCCGGGCATCGGCAGCTATGACAAGTTCAAGCGGATGTTCGAGAAGTACACCAAGGAAGCCGGGAAAGAGCAGTACCTGATTCCATACTTCATCGCCGCCCACCCGGGCACCACCGACGAAGACATGATGAACCTGGCGCTGTGGCTCAAGGGCAACGGTTTCCGGGCCGATCAGGTGCAGGCGTTCTATCCGTCGCCGATGGCTACCGCCACTGCCATGTACCACTCGGGCAAGAACCCGCTGCGCAAGGTCACCTACAAGAGCGATGGGGTGACCATCGTCAAGAGCGAAGAGCAGCGCCGCCTGCACAAGGCCTTCCTGCGTTATCACGACCCGAAAGGCTGGCCGATGCTGCGCGAAGCGTTGACCCGCATGGGCCGTGCCGATCTGATCGGGCCGGGCAAGAACCAGTTGATTCCGTTGCACCAGCCTGCAACCGACAGCTACCAGAGCGCCCGTCGCAAGAACTCGACGCCGGCTGGCAGCCACAAGGTGGGCAAGGAAACCACCAAGATCCTGACCCAGCACACCGGCCTGCCGCCGCGCGCCAGCGACGGTGGCAATGCCTGGGACAAGCGCGAGCAAGCCAAGGCTGCCGCGTTCGCCCGCAATCAGAAGGCTGCCAAGGAACGCAAGGACGCGGCGAAGGGCAAGGGGCCGAAGCCTGCGCGCAAGCCTGTCGTGCCGCGCTGA
- the rlmB gene encoding 23S rRNA (guanosine(2251)-2'-O)-methyltransferase RlmB, translating to MSQLEKIYGVHAVEALLRHHPKRVKQIWLAEGRSDPRVQTLVELAGENRVAVGQAERREMDAWVEGVHQGVVAEVSPSQVWGEAMLDELLDRTEGAPLLLVLDGVTDPHNLGACLRSADAAGALAVIVPKDKSATLTPVVRKVACGAAEVIPLVAVTNLARTLEKLQQRGLWVVGTAGEAEVSIYDQDLTGPTILIMGAEGKGMRRLTREHCDYLVKLPMAGSVSSLNVSVATGVCLFEAQRQRGAKAAGKKS from the coding sequence ATGAGTCAACTGGAAAAAATCTACGGCGTGCATGCCGTGGAAGCGTTGCTGCGTCACCACCCCAAGCGGGTCAAGCAGATCTGGCTGGCGGAAGGGCGTAGCGATCCGCGCGTCCAGACCCTGGTTGAACTGGCCGGTGAAAACCGTGTTGCGGTCGGCCAGGCCGAGCGGCGCGAGATGGACGCCTGGGTCGAGGGCGTGCACCAGGGGGTCGTGGCCGAGGTGAGCCCGAGCCAGGTGTGGGGCGAAGCGATGCTCGACGAACTCCTGGATCGCACCGAAGGCGCGCCCCTGCTGCTGGTGCTGGACGGCGTGACCGACCCGCACAACCTTGGCGCCTGCCTGCGTTCGGCGGATGCCGCCGGCGCGCTGGCGGTGATCGTGCCTAAAGACAAGTCGGCGACCTTGACGCCGGTAGTGCGCAAAGTCGCCTGTGGCGCGGCGGAAGTGATTCCGTTGGTGGCGGTGACCAATCTTGCGCGCACCCTGGAAAAACTCCAGCAGCGCGGCCTGTGGGTTGTCGGCACGGCGGGCGAGGCCGAGGTCAGCATTTATGACCAGGACCTGACCGGCCCAACCATCCTGATCATGGGTGCCGAGGGCAAGGGTATGCGCCGCCTGACCCGCGAACACTGCGATTACCTGGTCAAGCTGCCGATGGCCGGCAGCGTGAGCAGCCTCAATGTCTCGGTCGCCACGGGTGTGTGTCTGTTCGAGGCCCAGCGTCAACGTGGTGCCAAGGCTGCCGGCAAGAAATCCTAA
- the rplI gene encoding 50S ribosomal protein L9 produces MQLILLEKIANLGNLGDKVNVKAGYGRNYLLPFGKATAATAANLAAFEERRAELEKAAADRKASAESRAAQLAELEVTITATAGDEGKLFGSIGTHDIADALTASGVEVAKSEVRLPNGTIRNVGEFDVAVHLHAEVEATVRVVVVAA; encoded by the coding sequence ATGCAACTGATCCTTCTGGAAAAAATCGCCAACCTGGGCAACCTGGGCGACAAAGTAAACGTTAAGGCCGGCTACGGTCGTAACTACCTGCTGCCTTTCGGCAAAGCCACCGCTGCGACCGCTGCCAACCTGGCTGCGTTCGAAGAGCGTCGCGCTGAGCTGGAAAAAGCCGCTGCAGACCGCAAGGCATCGGCTGAAAGCCGTGCTGCCCAACTGGCCGAGCTGGAAGTGACCATCACTGCCACCGCTGGCGACGAAGGCAAGCTGTTCGGTTCGATCGGTACTCACGACATCGCTGACGCACTGACCGCCTCCGGCGTTGAAGTTGCGAAAAGCGAAGTTCGTCTGCCGAACGGCACCATCCGCAACGTAGGTGAATTCGACGTAGCCGTGCACCTGCACGCCGAAGTTGAAGCCACCGTACGCGTTGTCGTGGTAGCAGCCTAA
- the dnaB gene encoding replicative DNA helicase: MNEITAPEQYDLQTAALKVPPHSIEAEQAVLGGLMLDNNAWERVLDQVSDGDFYRHDHRLIFRAIARLADQNMPIDVVTLAEQLDKEGQTSQVGGLGYLGELAKNTPSVANIKAYAQIVRERATLRQLIGISTEIADSAFNPEGRTAAEILDEAERQIFQIAEARPKTGGPVSVNDLLTKAIDRIDTLFNTDNAITGLSTGYTDLDEKTSGLQPSDLIIVAGRPSMGKTTFAMNLVENAVLRSDKAVLVYSLEMPGESLIMRMLSSLGRIDQTKVRSGQLEDDDWPRLTSAVNLLNDRKLFIDDTAGISPSEMRARTRRLVREHGDIALIMIDYLQLMQIPGSSGDNRTNEISEISRSLKALAKEFNCPVVALSQLNRSLEQRPNKRPVNSDLRESGAIEQDADVIMFVYRDEVYHPETEHKGIAEIIIGKQRNGPIGFIRLAFIGKYTRFENLAPGSYNFDDDE, from the coding sequence ATGAACGAAATCACCGCCCCCGAGCAATATGATCTGCAAACCGCTGCCCTGAAGGTGCCCCCGCATTCCATCGAGGCCGAACAGGCTGTACTCGGTGGCCTGATGCTGGACAACAACGCCTGGGAACGTGTGCTCGATCAAGTTTCCGACGGCGATTTCTACCGGCATGACCACCGCCTGATTTTCCGTGCGATCGCCCGTCTGGCCGATCAGAACATGCCGATCGACGTTGTCACCCTGGCCGAGCAATTGGACAAGGAAGGGCAGACGTCCCAGGTCGGCGGCCTCGGTTACCTCGGCGAACTGGCGAAAAACACGCCGTCCGTCGCCAACATCAAGGCTTATGCGCAGATCGTGCGCGAGCGGGCGACCTTGCGCCAGTTGATCGGCATCAGCACCGAGATCGCCGACAGCGCCTTCAATCCGGAAGGCCGCACCGCCGCCGAGATCCTTGACGAAGCCGAGCGGCAGATCTTCCAGATTGCCGAGGCCCGGCCAAAAACCGGCGGCCCGGTGAGCGTCAATGACCTGTTGACCAAGGCCATCGACCGCATCGACACCTTGTTCAACACCGACAACGCCATTACCGGCCTGTCCACCGGCTACACCGACCTCGACGAGAAGACCAGCGGCTTGCAGCCGTCCGACCTGATCATCGTCGCTGGCCGTCCGTCCATGGGTAAGACCACGTTTGCGATGAACCTGGTGGAAAACGCCGTGCTGCGCAGCGACAAGGCAGTGCTGGTGTACTCCCTCGAGATGCCAGGCGAATCGCTGATCATGCGTATGCTCTCGTCCCTGGGGCGTATCGACCAGACCAAGGTCCGTTCCGGCCAACTGGAAGACGACGACTGGCCGCGCCTGACCTCGGCGGTCAACCTGCTCAATGATCGAAAGTTGTTCATCGACGATACGGCGGGCATCAGCCCATCGGAAATGCGCGCCCGGACCCGACGACTGGTGCGCGAGCACGGCGATATCGCGCTGATCATGATCGACTACCTGCAATTGATGCAGATCCCCGGCTCCAGCGGTGATAACCGGACGAACGAGATTTCCGAGATCTCCCGTTCCCTCAAGGCCCTGGCCAAGGAATTCAACTGTCCGGTCGTGGCCCTGTCCCAGTTGAACCGCTCCCTGGAGCAGCGCCCCAACAAGCGTCCGGTGAACTCCGACTTGCGGGAATCCGGAGCGATCGAGCAGGACGCCGACGTGATCATGTTCGTCTACCGCGACGAGGTGTATCACCCCGAGACGGAGCACAAGGGCATTGCCGAGATCATCATCGGCAAGCAGCGGAACGGCCCGATCGGCTTCATCCGCCTGGCGTTCATCGGTAAATACACGCGCTTCGAAAACCTGGCGCCGGGTAGCTACAATTTTGATGACGACGAGTAA
- the rpsF gene encoding 30S ribosomal protein S6: MRHYEIIFLVHPDQSEQVGGMVERYTKLIEEDGGKIHRLEDWGRRQLAYAINNVHKAHYVMLNVECTGKALAELEDNFRYNDAVIRNLVIRREEAVTGQSEMLKAEENRSERRERRDRPEHSDSADGDDSDSDSDNSDNADE; encoded by the coding sequence ATGCGTCATTACGAAATCATCTTTTTGGTCCACCCGGATCAAAGCGAGCAAGTCGGCGGCATGGTTGAGCGTTACACCAAGCTGATCGAAGAAGACGGCGGCAAAATCCACCGTCTGGAAGATTGGGGCCGTCGTCAACTGGCCTACGCAATCAACAATGTTCACAAGGCTCACTACGTGATGCTGAACGTTGAGTGCACTGGCAAGGCCCTGGCCGAGCTGGAAGACAACTTCCGCTACAACGATGCAGTGATCCGTAACCTGGTCATCCGTCGCGAAGAAGCCGTCACCGGCCAATCCGAGATGCTCAAGGCTGAAGAAAACCGCAGTGAGCGCCGTGAGCGTCGCGACCGTCCTGAGCACTCTGACAGCGCCGATGGCGATGACAGCGATAGCGACAGCGACAACAGCGATAACGCTGACGAGTAA
- a CDS encoding DUF2126 domain-containing protein has product MSIHVALHHVTHYRYERAVELGPQIVRLRPAPHSRTRILSYALKVSPEQHFINWQQDPQGNYLARLVFPEKTDELRVEVDLVAEMAVFNPFDFFLEPYAEKIPFTYAADEKHELMPYLEKLPLTPKFKAYLDGIDRTPLPAVDFLVALNQRLSEDINYLIRMEPGVQTPEHTLEHASGSCRDSAWLLVQLLRHLGLAARFVSGYLIQLTADVKSLDGPSGTEVDFTDLHAWCEVYLPGAGWIGLDATSGLFAGEGHIPLACSPDPSSAAPISGLVEPCECEFSHEMSVERIWEAPRVTKPYTEEQWLAIQELGRQIDADLLEGDVRLTMGGEPTFVSIDDPDGAEWNTAALGPDKRRLSAELFQRMREHYAPQGLVHFGQGKWYPGEQLPRWSLNCYWRRDGVPIWQDSALIADEQKDYDADGELAGRFLASVAERLKIPTRFVFPAYEDNFHYLWREGTLPSNVTAEDARLEEPLERARLRKVFSQGLGKVIGQVLPLARTAKGDQWQSGRWYLRDDHCRLVPGDSPLGYRLPLASQPWVTAAEYPFIHPTDPNQDLPELPGTEQLNHHGESAPEQERVPKIDESADWLTRTAFCAEAREGRLYLFMPPLERVEDYLELVSAIEATAQELSCPVLLEGYEPPSDPRLSNFRITPDPGVIEVNVQPSASWEELVERTEFLYEQARLNRLTTEKFLIDGRHTGTGGGNHFVLGGATPADSPFLRRPDLLRSLISYWHNHPSLSYLFSGLFIGPTSQAPRVDEARNDALYELEIAFAQMPQPGEECLPWLVDRLLRNLLIDVTGNTHRAEFCIDKLYSPDGATGRLGLLELRAFEMPPHARMSLTQQLLLRALVARFWREPYAPAKLARWGTELHDRFLLPHFIEQDFAEVIEELNGAGYPLRAEWFAAHLEFRFPKVGDYAVNGIELQLRQALEPWHVLGEEGSAGGTVRYVDSSLERLQIKLTGLAPQRYLLTCNGVPVPLQPTGRVGEFVAGVRFRAWQPFNCLQPTIPVHAPLVFDVLDTWMQRSLGGCQYHVAHPGGRNYDSLPVNANEAESRRMARFFRIGHTPGKLPIPSLARDEEFPFTLDLRRFHGTSKS; this is encoded by the coding sequence GTGTCGATTCATGTCGCTTTGCACCATGTCACACACTATCGCTACGAGCGCGCTGTCGAACTCGGTCCGCAGATCGTTCGCCTGCGCCCGGCGCCCCACAGCCGCACGCGCATTCTGTCGTACGCGCTGAAGGTTTCGCCGGAGCAGCACTTCATCAACTGGCAACAGGACCCCCAGGGCAATTACCTGGCGCGGTTGGTGTTCCCGGAGAAGACCGATGAGCTGCGGGTTGAGGTCGACTTGGTCGCAGAAATGGCGGTATTCAACCCGTTCGATTTTTTCCTCGAGCCTTACGCCGAGAAGATCCCGTTCACCTACGCGGCTGACGAAAAACACGAGCTGATGCCCTACCTGGAAAAGCTCCCGCTGACGCCGAAGTTCAAGGCTTATCTGGACGGCATCGACCGCACACCGTTGCCGGCGGTGGATTTTCTGGTGGCGCTCAACCAGCGCTTGAGCGAAGACATCAACTACCTGATCCGCATGGAGCCCGGCGTGCAAACGCCAGAGCACACGTTGGAGCACGCGTCCGGTTCCTGCCGCGACTCGGCCTGGCTGCTGGTGCAACTGTTGCGTCACTTGGGCCTGGCGGCGCGTTTTGTCTCGGGTTACTTGATCCAATTGACCGCTGACGTGAAAAGCCTCGACGGCCCGTCCGGTACGGAAGTGGATTTCACCGACCTGCATGCCTGGTGCGAAGTCTACTTGCCCGGCGCCGGCTGGATCGGCCTGGATGCGACGTCCGGATTGTTCGCTGGTGAAGGGCATATCCCCTTGGCGTGTAGTCCGGATCCGTCCTCGGCGGCGCCGATCAGTGGCCTGGTGGAGCCGTGCGAGTGTGAGTTCAGCCACGAAATGTCCGTCGAGCGAATCTGGGAAGCGCCACGGGTCACCAAGCCTTACACCGAAGAACAATGGTTGGCGATCCAGGAATTGGGCCGGCAGATCGATGCTGACCTGTTGGAAGGTGACGTGCGCCTGACCATGGGCGGTGAACCGACTTTCGTTTCCATTGATGACCCGGACGGCGCCGAGTGGAACACCGCGGCGCTTGGGCCGGACAAGCGTCGCCTTTCCGCCGAGCTGTTCCAGCGCATGCGCGAGCATTATGCGCCGCAAGGGCTGGTGCATTTCGGCCAGGGCAAGTGGTACCCCGGCGAGCAATTGCCGCGTTGGTCGCTCAACTGCTATTGGCGGCGAGACGGGGTGCCGATCTGGCAGGACAGCGCCTTGATTGCCGACGAGCAGAAAGACTACGACGCCGATGGCGAGTTGGCGGGCCGTTTCCTGGCGAGTGTCGCCGAACGCTTGAAAATTCCCACGCGGTTTGTGTTTCCCGCCTACGAAGACAATTTCCATTACCTGTGGCGCGAAGGCACGTTGCCTTCGAATGTGACGGCCGAAGATGCTCGGCTGGAAGAACCGTTGGAGCGGGCGCGGTTGCGCAAGGTTTTCAGCCAGGGCCTGGGCAAGGTAATCGGCCAGGTCCTGCCGCTGGCCCGGACCGCCAAGGGCGACCAATGGCAAAGCGGGCGCTGGTACTTGCGCGACGATCACTGCCGGCTGGTGCCGGGGGATTCGCCCTTGGGCTATCGCTTGCCACTGGCGTCCCAACCGTGGGTGACGGCGGCCGAATATCCGTTCATCCATCCCACCGACCCGAACCAGGACTTGCCCGAGTTGCCCGGTACCGAGCAATTGAACCATCACGGCGAGTCGGCGCCGGAGCAGGAACGCGTGCCGAAGATCGACGAATCGGCCGATTGGCTGACCCGCACCGCCTTCTGCGCCGAGGCCAGGGAAGGGCGGCTGTACCTGTTCATGCCGCCATTGGAGCGGGTCGAGGATTACTTGGAACTGGTCAGCGCCATCGAAGCGACGGCGCAGGAACTGAGCTGCCCTGTGTTGTTGGAGGGCTACGAGCCGCCGAGCGACCCGCGCCTGAGCAATTTTCGTATCACGCCTGACCCGGGTGTGATCGAGGTCAACGTACAGCCTTCGGCGAGCTGGGAGGAGTTGGTCGAGCGCACTGAATTTCTCTACGAGCAAGCGCGATTGAACCGGCTGACCACCGAGAAATTCCTGATCGACGGTCGGCACACCGGAACCGGTGGCGGTAACCATTTCGTACTTGGCGGCGCGACACCGGCTGACTCACCGTTCCTGCGGCGTCCGGACTTGCTGCGCAGCCTGATCAGCTACTGGCATAACCACCCGTCGTTGTCGTACCTGTTTTCCGGATTGTTCATCGGCCCGACCTCCCAGGCGCCGCGGGTGGACGAGGCGCGCAACGACGCGTTGTACGAACTGGAAATCGCCTTCGCGCAAATGCCACAGCCTGGCGAGGAGTGCCTGCCGTGGTTGGTGGATCGGCTGCTGCGCAACCTGTTGATCGACGTCACCGGCAATACCCATCGCGCCGAGTTCTGCATCGACAAGCTCTACTCGCCGGACGGCGCCACCGGCCGTCTCGGCTTGCTGGAGCTGCGCGCTTTCGAAATGCCACCCCATGCCCGCATGAGCCTGACCCAGCAATTGCTATTGCGGGCGCTGGTGGCGCGCTTCTGGCGCGAGCCCTATGCGCCGGCCAAGCTGGCACGCTGGGGCACCGAGCTGCATGATCGTTTCCTGTTGCCGCACTTCATCGAGCAGGATTTTGCCGAGGTCATCGAAGAGCTCAATGGCGCCGGTTATCCATTGCGTGCCGAGTGGTTCGCCGCGCACCTGGAGTTCCGCTTTCCCAAGGTGGGCGATTACGCTGTCAACGGTATCGAGCTACAGCTGCGCCAGGCGCTGGAGCCTTGGCATGTGCTGGGGGAAGAGGGCTCGGCGGGCGGCACGGTGCGTTATGTGGACTCGTCCCTGGAGCGCTTGCAGATCAAGCTTACGGGGCTGGCGCCGCAACGTTATCTGCTGACCTGCAATGGCGTACCGGTGCCGTTGCAGCCTACCGGCCGGGTAGGCGAATTCGTCGCCGGGGTACGTTTCCGCGCCTGGCAACCGTTCAACTGCTTGCAGCCGACCATCCCGGTCCATGCGCCGCTGGTCTTCGATGTGCTCGATACCTGGATGCAGCGCTCCCTGGGCGGCTGCCAATACCACGTGGCGCATCCGGGCGGGCGCAACTATGACAGCCTGCCGGTGAATGCCAACGAAGCGGAGAGCCGCCGGATGGCGCGTTTTTTCCGAATTGGGCACACGCCTGGAAAACTGCCGATACCGAGTCTGGCAAGGGATGAAGAGTTTCCGTTCACGCTCGATCTGCGCCGCTTCCACGGGACATCAAAAAGCTAG